AAGGCGCAGCTTGCAAAAAAGGCCGGCGTGCATGTCGGCGACGTGAGCAACATGTGCGTTTGGGGCAACCATTCCAACACGCAGTTCCCGGACTTCTTCAACGCGAAAATCTGCGGCAAACCCGCAACCGAAGTTATCGCCGACAGACACTGGCTTGAAAACGACTTCGTGCACATCGTCCGAAACAGGGGCGCGGCGGTGATTGAGGAGCGCGGGGCGTCGAGCGCGGCGAGTGCGGCAAGCGCGATTGTCGATACCGTGCAGTCAATCATCAATCCCACGCCCGACGGCGATTTCCACAGCATAGGCGTCTGCTCCGACGGCTCGTACGGAACGCAAAAAGGGCTGATTACCTCAATGCCTATTCGCAGCGACGGCAAAAACGTGGAAATCGTGCAGGGGCTTGAAATCAACGATTTTTCGCGCAAGGCAATCGACGCGTCGGTGGCGGAACTCGCCGACGAAGCCGAAACATTCAAAAAGCTCGCATTCTAAAAGAATGCGAGCAGACGCAATAACGCGGCATACGGCATAAAAAAGCAGCAGCAACGCGTTTCACCCGCCTTGTACGCGCCGCACAGTTAAGCCCGACTTTCGGACTTGCAACACAAAAAAACGCTTCGGATTTCTCCGAAGCGTTTTTGCGTGCCGAATTTGCTTTTTTACTTGCGGCGGCGGTAAACTGCCAAGCCGAGCGCGATTGCCCCGAAAATCGCCGCCC
The Opitutia bacterium KCR 482 genome window above contains:
- a CDS encoding malate dehydrogenase, whose product is MMKKPIKITVTGSTGHIGYSLLFKIANGGMFGPDQPVDLMMLGVYPGAGSMRVGLAMELEDCAYPTLNSMSSTTDLDEGFSGANWIIMLGCAPRKKGMERADLLEMNGRMFIGQGHSIAKNADDDVRILVVGNPCNTNAWIAMNNAEGVPADRWFALTRLDENRAKAQLAKKAGVHVGDVSNMCVWGNHSNTQFPDFFNAKICGKPATEVIADRHWLENDFVHIVRNRGAAVIEERGASSAASAASAIVDTVQSIINPTPDGDFHSIGVCSDGSYGTQKGLITSMPIRSDGKNVEIVQGLEINDFSRKAIDASVAELADEAETFKKLAF